In one Nicotiana tomentosiformis chromosome 6, ASM39032v3, whole genome shotgun sequence genomic region, the following are encoded:
- the LOC138893968 gene encoding uncharacterized protein, whose protein sequence is MPHAGLDEEVKRRFWEGLDEIVYQVPPAEKLFIGRDFNGHIGSTAGGYGEREEHLVTFQNAVAKTQIDYLLLKRCDIGLCKDCKVILGEILATQHVLLVMDVGIMLKRRKKSARGRPRIRWGALTKDKAQELEGRLSAMGAWRSIGDASTIWSTTADCIREVAREVLGISTGVTGGHKGDWWWNEVVQGKVEAKKAAYLKLVGSIGEEERRACMKRYKVVRKEAKLAVTEAKTVAYGHMYEELGENGG, encoded by the exons ATGCCACATGcgggcctagatgaggaggttaaacggcgTTTCTGGGAGGGGTTGGATGAGATTGTGTACCAGGTTCCAcctgctgagaagctattcataggaagggatttcaatggtcatattgggtcgaccgcaggtggttatggtgag agggaggagcatttggttacttttcaaaatgcggtggcgaagactcagattgactatctcctcctcaagAGGTGTGACatagggttgtgcaaggattgcaaggtgattctaGGTGAGATACTTGCGACGCAACATgtgctcttggtgatggacgttggtattatgttgaAGAGGAGGAAAAAGTCTgctcgaggaagaccgagaatcaggtggggagccttaactaaggataaagcacAAGAGTTGGAGGGCCGGTTGTCtgctatgggagcttggaggagcatTGGTGATGCGAGCACTATCTGGTCAACGACAGCAGACTGTATAAGGGAggttgcgagagaggtgttagggatCTCGACGGGCGTCACTGGCGGGCACAAAGGAgattggtggtggaatgaagtggtccagggtaaagtggaagcaaagaaagcagcgtacctgaagttagtagggagcataggtgaggaggagaggcgtGCGTGCATGAAGAGGTATAAGGTAGTTAGGAAGGAAGCTAAGTTggcggtcacggaggctaagactgTAGCTTATGGTCATATGTATGAGGAACTGGGGGAAAATGGCGGGTAG